A single window of Armatimonadota bacterium DNA harbors:
- the purF gene encoding amidophosphoribosyltransferase yields the protein MGAEKRLFDHPREECGVFGIYAPGEDVARITFFGLYALQHRGQESAGIAVSDGERVLVHKEMGLVSQVFDEETLGYLRGHIAIGHTRYSTTGSSVLRNAQPVICESPIGTLAVAHNGNLVNAAPLRLRLQEAGTHFHSTNDSEIIARLLATDLAEFRDPAEAMRRVMQQISGAYSLVILTPRHLIAARDPYGVRPLCVGRINGHYVVASETCALNVVGADFVREIEPGEVLVIDESGMREEQAIPLLRHSLCMFEFIYFARPDSHIYNRTLHEVRRRMGQELAREHPAPGAQVVIPIPDTGIPAALGFAQASGIPYAEGLIKNRYIQRTFIQPDQRMRELGVKIKLNPLREVIAGRKLVMVDDSIVRGTTTGKIVRMLFEAGAKEVHVRITSPPIRYPCFYGIDMATREELVAASHSVEEIRQMIGATSLGYLSIEGMLRAVRMKRHHFCLACFDGRYPIPVPRDVKLSKQLWEEEDTEPAVCGSPEADKA from the coding sequence ATGGGCGCTGAAAAGAGGTTGTTTGACCACCCGCGCGAGGAGTGCGGCGTGTTCGGCATTTACGCGCCAGGCGAGGACGTAGCGCGCATCACTTTCTTCGGGCTGTACGCGCTGCAGCACCGCGGGCAGGAGAGCGCGGGCATCGCCGTCTCAGATGGCGAGCGGGTGCTGGTGCACAAGGAGATGGGGCTGGTCTCGCAGGTATTTGATGAGGAGACACTGGGCTACCTGCGGGGGCACATCGCCATCGGGCACACGCGCTACTCTACCACCGGGTCCAGCGTGTTGCGTAACGCGCAGCCGGTGATTTGTGAATCGCCTATCGGCACGCTGGCGGTAGCCCACAACGGCAACCTGGTCAACGCCGCGCCGCTGCGCCTGCGCTTGCAGGAAGCTGGCACCCACTTCCACAGCACCAACGACAGCGAAATCATCGCTCGCCTGCTGGCGACGGATCTGGCGGAGTTTCGAGACCCCGCAGAGGCGATGCGCCGGGTGATGCAGCAGATTTCGGGCGCGTACAGCCTGGTTATCCTCACCCCACGCCATCTGATTGCCGCTCGCGACCCCTACGGCGTGCGCCCGCTCTGTGTGGGGCGTATTAACGGCCATTACGTGGTGGCTTCCGAGACCTGTGCGCTGAACGTGGTGGGGGCGGACTTCGTGCGTGAGATAGAACCGGGCGAGGTGCTGGTGATCGACGAAAGCGGCATGCGCGAGGAGCAGGCGATACCCCTGCTGCGGCATAGCCTGTGCATGTTCGAGTTCATCTACTTCGCCCGCCCCGACAGCCACATCTACAACCGCACCCTGCACGAAGTGCGCCGGCGGATGGGGCAGGAGCTGGCGCGAGAACATCCCGCTCCGGGTGCACAGGTGGTTATCCCCATCCCCGACACGGGCATCCCTGCAGCGCTGGGCTTCGCGCAGGCAAGCGGTATCCCCTACGCGGAAGGACTGATTAAAAACCGCTACATCCAGCGCACCTTCATCCAGCCCGACCAGCGGATGCGCGAGCTGGGCGTCAAAATCAAGCTGAACCCCTTGCGCGAGGTGATTGCCGGGCGCAAGCTGGTGATGGTGGACGACAGTATCGTGCGCGGAACCACCACCGGCAAAATCGTGCGGATGCTTTTTGAGGCGGGCGCGAAAGAGGTGCACGTGCGCATCACCTCGCCGCCTATCCGCTATCCGTGCTTCTACGGCATCGACATGGCGACGCGCGAAGAGCTGGTCGCCGCCTCGCACAGCGTGGAGGAGATACGCCAGATGATTGGCGCCACTTCGTTGGGCTATCTCAGCATCGAGGGCATGTTGCGTGCGGTGCGTATGAAACGCCACCACTTCTGCCTCGCCTGTTTCGACGGCAGGTATCCGATCCCCGTACCGCGCGACGTGAAACTGAGCAAACAGCTGTGGGAAGAAGAGGACACTGAGCCCGCTGTTTGTGGTAGCCCGGAAGCGGATAAGGCGTAG